The proteins below are encoded in one region of Equus przewalskii isolate Varuska chromosome 1, EquPr2, whole genome shotgun sequence:
- the LOC103563004 gene encoding dehydrogenase/reductase SDR family member 2, mitochondrial-like: MAGGSGVVLPQLWGQEKGSQTVTAMLRSVSWTFRGLHCSSVPLSARVNSKRADRSCALAEKVAVITGSTKGIGFAIAWCLAQDGAHVVVSSRKQQNVDRAVAVLQGEGLSVTGTVCHVGKAKDRERLVATALEHCGGVDFLVCVAGVNPLVGSTLGASEQVWNKILDVNVKAPALLLSQLLPHMENRRGSSVVLVSSMVAYVPVPKLGVYNTSKTALLGLCKSLAVELAPKGIRVNCLVPGIIKTDFIQVEKTLPYLLRDFNEVYGLQWFGEPEECAGIVSFLCSSDASYITGENIVVAGYSPKL, translated from the exons ATGGCCGGGGGGTCAGGAGTG GTTCTTCCCCAGCTCTGGGGCCAGGAGAAGGGAAGCCAGACAGTGACTGCCATGCTCAGGTCTGTGTCATGGACCTTTAGAGGTCTTCATTGCTCCTCAGTCCCTCTCTCAGCAAGAGTGAACAGCAAAAGGGCAGACAGGAGCTGTGCCCTGGCAGAGAAAGTGGCTGTGATCACTGGGTCCACAAAAGG GATCGGCTTCGCCATCGCCTGGTGTCTGGCCCAGGACGGGGCCCACGTGGTGGTCAGCAGCCGGAAGCAGCAGAACGTGGACCGGGCAGTGGCAGTGCTAcagggggaggggctgagtgTGACAGGCACCGTGTGCCACGTGGGGAAGGCCAAGGACCGGGAGCGGCTGGTGGCCACG GCCCTGGAACATTGTGGGGGCGTCGACTTCCTGGTGTGTGTAGCAGGGGTCAACCCCCTGGTGGGGAGCACTCTGGGGGCCAGTGAGCAAGTGTGGAACAAG atcctggacgtgaaTGTGAaggccccagccctgctgctgaGCCAGCTGCTGCCCCATATGGAGAACAGGAG GGGCAGCTCTGTGGTTCTGGTCTCATCTATGGTGGCATATGTGCCAGTACCA aagCTGGGAGTCTACAACACCAGCAAAACAGCGCTGTTGGGCCTCTGTAAGTCTCTGGCTGTGGAGTTGGCCCCCAAAGGCATCCGAGTGAACTGCCTGGTGCCAGGAATAATCAAGACTGACTTTATCCAAGTG GAGAAAACGTTGCCATACTTGCTACGTGACTTTAATGAAGTCTATGGACTGCAGTG GTTTGGGGAGCCTGAGGAATGTGCAGGGATTGtgtccttcctctgctcttcAGATGCCAGCTACATCACCGGGGAGAACATCGTGGTGGCCGGCTACTCCCCTAAGCTGTGA